DNA from Agathobaculum sp. NTUH-O15-33:
GTTGGCGAGGACATATTTTGCCGTTTGATTTGGTCCAGAAAGAGATGTTAACAGCAGATTTAGCAGAGTTAAAAGCAATAGAAAAGAGACTATCTGAAATCACTGCACTATATGTAGAAATTATGGAAGCTTTTGATATGGAAGAAAAAGAAAGCGGTGTTTTAAACGATACAAAGGACGCTTTTGTGGCAAAAGAGGTAAGAAACTTTATATCAGAAGCAATTAACGATTATAAAAACCCTGAAATTAAAGCCTTACGAGAATATCTCAAGCTAACTAAGAAAAATGAAAAACTTGCATATATCATTAGTTGTAAAAAAGTTGACTGGGATTTGATGGAGAAGGGTGCAGATGGCACTTATAAGAAAACAACGGTTAATACTAGAATTAGCGAATTGCAACGAAAGTATGCTTTACCAGACGGTTCTTTTGAACAAAAGATAATGACGGTTTTATCCCTTATAGAGGAAGAAAGCCAAGCAAAACGAGTGTTAAAACAAAAATCAGATGCACTGCATCTCAAGACAAAAGATACCATTGAGAATTTGAGCGAAGAAGAATCGTTATACCTACTGGAGCAAAAATGGATAAAACCATTGGTGGATTCACTGTTTGCTATACCAGATGAAATTATTGAAGAGCTGATTAGTAAGGTGTGTCATTTGCACGAGAAATATTGCACTACTTTTTCGGATATCGAAACCCAAATAGAAAAAACAAGCACAGCGTTAGGTGGCATGATTGATGAATTAGTAGGCAGCGATTACGACATCAAAGGTTTAGCAGAACTAAAGAACATTTTGGGGGTGGAATGATGTCAACACAAGCAAAAAAACCTGAAATTCGATTTGCAGGCTTTAAAGATGAATGGGCAAAGAAGAAATTTGATGATGTGTTTGATATGCTTTCGAATAACACCCTTTCAAGAGATGCCCTAAATTCAGAGACTGGCGCTGCAAAAAACATTCATTATGGTGATGTTCTTACAAAGTTTGGAGAATACATTGACGTCAGTATTGAGAAACTACCTTTCATCAGTGACCCAGCTATCGCAACAAAGTTCATCAGGTCTCATCTAAAAGAAGGGGATATTGTAATAACAGATACTGCCGAGGACGAAACCGTTGGAAAATGCACTGAAGTGATTAGTGTTGAAGAAATGCCGATTATCGCAGGACTCCATACTATGCCTTGTCGTCCGAAAGAAAAATATGCACCAAAATACATGGGGTACTACCTTAACTCACATAAATACCACAACAACCTTTTTCAGCTTATGCAGGGCGTGAAAGTAACATCTATCTCTAGAACTGGTGTAAAAGAAACCGAGGTAATTCTATCGACAGATTTTGACGAGCAAGAAAAAATTGGTGAACACCTATCTTCTTTAGATAATATGATTGCTTTAGAAACAGCGAAGTATGAAAAGCTGGTAATTGTAAAAAAGGCAATGTTTGAGAAAATGTTTCCTAAAGAAGGATGCGATGTGCCAGAGATTCGTTTTACAGGATTTACTGAAGCTTGGGAACAGCGTAAGTTCTCGGATATAACATTTCTATCGGGTGAAAAGAACAAAGAAAACCTGCCGTTGGAAAGTTATTCCATAACAAGTGAACACGGATTTGTACCACAAGATGAGAAGTTTGAGAATGGCGGTACTATGCGTGAAGCGGACAAAAGAATGTATTATATTGTCAGCCCGAATTCGTTTGCATATAATCCGGCAAGAATAAATGTTGGTTCTATTGGATACCAAAAAACCTCTAAAAATATAATAGTCAGCTCGCTTTATGAAGTTTTCAAAACAACAGATGATATAGATGACCACCTTCTGTGGCACTGGTTTAAGTCACCTGATTTTCAGAAGCTTATAGTACAATTACAAGAAGGTGGAGTGCGCCTTTACTTCTACTATGACAAGCTTTGTATGGGAGAAGTGGCATTGCCCAAAATTGAAGAACAACGCAAGATTGGGCAGTTCCTTGACAACCTAGACAACCTTATCACCCTTCATCAACGCAAGCTTGAAAAACTAAAAAACATCAAGTCCGCTTGTATGGAAAAAATGTTTGTATAGGAGGTGTATTGCATTGTATTTTGACAAAGAAAAGGATTTTGAAGAGGCGGTCATAAAAGCTCTAATAGATTGCG
Protein-coding regions in this window:
- a CDS encoding restriction endonuclease subunit S; translated protein: MSTQAKKPEIRFAGFKDEWAKKKFDDVFDMLSNNTLSRDALNSETGAAKNIHYGDVLTKFGEYIDVSIEKLPFISDPAIATKFIRSHLKEGDIVITDTAEDETVGKCTEVISVEEMPIIAGLHTMPCRPKEKYAPKYMGYYLNSHKYHNNLFQLMQGVKVTSISRTGVKETEVILSTDFDEQEKIGEHLSSLDNMIALETAKYEKLVIVKKAMFEKMFPKEGCDVPEIRFTGFTEAWEQRKFSDITFLSGEKNKENLPLESYSITSEHGFVPQDEKFENGGTMREADKRMYYIVSPNSFAYNPARINVGSIGYQKTSKNIIVSSLYEVFKTTDDIDDHLLWHWFKSPDFQKLIVQLQEGGVRLYFYYDKLCMGEVALPKIEEQRKIGQFLDNLDNLITLHQRKLEKLKNIKSACMEKMFV